Proteins from a genomic interval of Yoonia sp. GPGPB17:
- a CDS encoding heparinase II/III family protein gives MAKAITWQDKRTRFMNRMHARRAARAALATEFVSPPEPRTIGVVERGQQLIAGKFLFSGLFVEGKDYTIWDIAAAYPEVVDEAQGCAWLDDLAAVGDEKARALAQNWIFGWIDTYGHGRSDGWTPGITGRRLIRWINHGPFLLRGHDKYTSARFFQSLARQTLFLSRRLHTARPGLRRFEALAGTIHASLSLKSMQSHADPALTALVQDCATQIGPDGAIATRKPQDLLDILSLLNWTAQTLRDAKRTVPRELTDAIARIVPTLRALRHADGSLARFHGGGEGIEGRLDEALVSTGIKTQPKQHSPIWVMRGSPLDAPR, from the coding sequence TTGGCCAAAGCAATCACATGGCAGGACAAGCGCACGCGCTTTATGAACCGGATGCATGCCCGCCGCGCTGCCCGGGCGGCCCTTGCGACGGAATTTGTATCCCCGCCAGAACCGCGAACCATTGGCGTTGTGGAACGCGGACAGCAGTTGATAGCAGGAAAATTCTTGTTTTCAGGACTTTTTGTCGAAGGCAAAGACTACACCATCTGGGATATCGCGGCAGCATATCCGGAAGTTGTAGACGAAGCACAAGGTTGCGCGTGGTTGGATGATCTGGCCGCAGTGGGCGACGAAAAAGCGCGGGCGCTCGCCCAAAACTGGATCTTTGGCTGGATCGACACCTACGGCCATGGCCGGAGTGACGGCTGGACACCGGGTATCACCGGGCGCCGTTTGATACGCTGGATCAACCACGGGCCCTTTCTGCTACGCGGCCATGACAAATACACATCTGCCCGGTTCTTTCAGAGCCTTGCGCGGCAGACTTTGTTTCTGTCGCGCCGCTTGCACACGGCAAGACCGGGTTTGCGGCGGTTTGAGGCGCTTGCCGGGACAATCCACGCCAGCCTGTCGCTTAAAAGCATGCAAAGCCATGCAGACCCCGCACTTACCGCACTGGTACAAGACTGTGCGACACAGATTGGTCCTGATGGGGCGATTGCAACGCGCAAGCCGCAGGACCTGTTAGACATCCTCAGCCTACTGAACTGGACCGCGCAGACACTACGCGATGCCAAACGCACTGTGCCACGTGAGCTCACGGATGCCATTGCCCGCATCGTGCCGACTTTGCGGGCGTTGCGCCATGCTGATGGCAGTCTTGCGCGCTTTCATGGTGGCGGAGAAGGGATCGAAGGGCGCCTGGACGAAGCGCTGGTGTCCACCGGGATCAAGACGCAGCCTAAGCAGCACAGCCCTATATGGGTTATGCGCGGCTCGCCGCTGGACGCACCACGCTGA